Proteins from one Xenopus tropicalis strain Nigerian chromosome 1, UCB_Xtro_10.0, whole genome shotgun sequence genomic window:
- the gar1 gene encoding H/ACA ribonucleoprotein complex subunit 1 — MSFRGRGGFNRGGGGGRGGGGFGGRGGGRGGYGQGGGRGGFGRGGGRGGFNRGGYDQGPPESVVEVGEFMHPCEDDVVCKCITQENRVPYFNAPIYLENKEQIGKVDEIFGQLRDFYFSIKLSENMKASSFKKLQKFYIDPAKLLPLQRFLPRPPGEKGPPRGGGRGGGRGGGRGRGGGRGGGGGFRGGRGGGFGGGGGFRGSRGGGFRGGRGFRGGR; from the exons ATGTCATTCCGAGGGAGAGGAGGCTTTAACagaggtggaggaggaggaagaggaggtggTGGTTTTGGAGGAAGAGGAGGTGGCCGTGGAGGTTATGGACAGGGTGGTGGAAGAGGTGGGTTTGGAAGAGGAGGCGGACGTGGAGGCTTCAACAGAGGAGGATATGACCAAGGTCCTCCTGAGAGTGTTGttg AGGTTGGGGAATTTATGCATCCATGTGAAGATGATGTGGTGTGTAAATGCATTACACAGGAAAACAGAGTGCCTTATTTCAATGCTCCCATATACCTTGAGAATAAAGAACAGATTGGAAAAGTGGATGAGATATTTGGGCAGCTAAGAGACTTT TATTTTTCTATTAAACTCTCTGAAAACATGAAAGCATCTTCATTCAAGAAATTACAGAAG TTTTACATTGACCCAGCAAAGTTGCTTCCACTGCAAAGGTTTCTACCTCGGCCTCCTGGTGAGAAAGGTCCTCCCAGAGGAGGTGGACGAGGTGGAGGGAGAGGTGGAGGACGTGGCAGAGGTGGTGGCAGAGGAGGTGGAG GTGGCTTCAGAGGTGGAAGAGGTGGTGGATTTGGTGGTGGAGGTGGTTTTCGAGGAAGCCGAGGTGGTGGATTTCGTGGTGGACGTGGCTTTCGAG gaggGCGTTAA